The proteins below are encoded in one region of Fibrella aestuarina BUZ 2:
- a CDS encoding DUF2911 domain-containing protein codes for MDLTAFDTTTWLIIGGVVLLLILIALYLRWSGSRSPKAVAQVTQNGISVKVTYSQPSKRGRTVFGGVVKYDTVWRTGANAATLIELAQDVRLGGNRLTKGRYSLYTIPTLTDWTVIINRRTGQWGVSYKEDADVMRLTVPTRTYTPAAEQFFISFEPQPGGVNMLLTWDETQAVVPIQKAA; via the coding sequence ATGGACTTAACCGCATTCGACACAACCACCTGGCTCATAATTGGTGGGGTTGTGCTCCTCCTGATTCTGATCGCGCTGTACCTTCGCTGGTCGGGCAGCCGCAGCCCCAAAGCCGTCGCCCAGGTCACGCAAAATGGCATTTCTGTAAAGGTGACCTACAGCCAGCCCAGCAAACGGGGCCGCACGGTCTTCGGGGGCGTGGTGAAGTACGATACCGTCTGGCGCACAGGCGCCAATGCCGCTACGCTCATCGAACTGGCGCAGGATGTACGTCTGGGGGGTAACCGGCTCACCAAAGGTCGTTACTCGCTGTACACCATCCCGACGCTCACCGACTGGACGGTCATCATCAACCGCCGCACGGGGCAGTGGGGCGTGAGCTACAAAGAAGACGCCGACGTCATGCGCCTGACCGTGCCGACACGTACCTACACGCCCGCCGCCGAGCAATTCTTCATCAGCTTTGAGCCGCAACCCGGCGGCGTGAATATGCTCTTGACCTGGGACGAAACGCAGGCGGTCGTCCCGATTCAGAAAGCCGCCTAG
- the aspS gene encoding aspartate--tRNA ligase: MLRTHTCGELRLSDSEKTVSLSGWVQTIRDKGGVLWIDLRDRYGITQLILEEGVSAAPLFATARTLGREFVIQAKGKVTERQAKNPNLPTGDIEVRPTELTVLNPAKLPPFLIDDETDGGDDLRMRYRYLDLRRNPVRRNLELRHQVARRTREYMDGQEFIEVETPVLIKSTPEGARDFVVPSRMNPGEFYALPQSPQTFKQLLMVSGFDRYYQIVKCFRDEDLRADRQPEFTQIDCEMSFVEQEDILNMFEGLVRHLFKSVKSIDLPEVPRMTYADAMRLYGSDKPDIRFGMPFVELTEQVQGKGFSVFDSAELVVGICATGAASYTRKQIDELTDWVKRPQIGAKGLIYARVNDDGSVKSSVDKFYSPDELAGWATAMNAQPGDLLLLLAGEANKTRKQLNELRLEMGTRLGLRNPDDYKVLWVLDFPLLEYGEEEGRWFAMHHPFTSPKPEDIPLLDTDPGAVRANAYDLVINGTEVGGGSIRIFNRDLQARMFSLLGFSDDEAKAQFGFLMDAFEFGAPPHGGIAFGFDRLCSLFGGADSIRDFIAFPKNNAGRDVMIDSPSTIANKQLDELKIKTTV, encoded by the coding sequence ATGCTTCGAACTCATACCTGCGGCGAACTGCGTTTGTCGGATAGTGAAAAAACGGTTAGCCTAAGTGGCTGGGTACAAACCATTCGCGATAAAGGAGGGGTACTCTGGATCGACTTGCGCGACCGCTACGGCATCACCCAGCTTATTCTTGAAGAAGGCGTGTCGGCGGCTCCACTTTTTGCCACGGCCCGCACGCTGGGCCGCGAATTTGTGATTCAGGCGAAAGGCAAAGTGACCGAACGGCAGGCGAAAAACCCGAACCTGCCCACCGGCGATATCGAGGTGCGCCCGACCGAACTGACCGTTCTAAACCCCGCCAAGCTGCCGCCCTTCCTGATCGACGATGAAACCGACGGTGGTGATGACCTGCGGATGCGCTATCGCTACCTCGACCTGCGCCGGAACCCGGTTCGCCGCAACCTCGAACTGCGCCATCAGGTCGCCCGCCGCACCCGCGAGTACATGGACGGCCAGGAGTTTATCGAAGTTGAAACGCCGGTGCTGATCAAATCGACGCCCGAGGGTGCTCGTGACTTTGTGGTGCCCAGCCGCATGAACCCCGGTGAATTTTACGCCTTGCCCCAATCGCCGCAGACGTTTAAGCAACTACTGATGGTGTCGGGGTTCGATCGGTACTACCAGATTGTCAAGTGCTTCCGTGACGAAGACCTGCGCGCCGACCGGCAACCCGAGTTCACGCAAATCGACTGCGAGATGTCGTTTGTGGAGCAGGAAGACATTCTCAACATGTTTGAGGGACTGGTGCGCCACCTGTTCAAATCGGTGAAAAGCATCGACCTGCCCGAAGTGCCCCGCATGACCTATGCCGATGCGATGCGGCTCTACGGCTCCGATAAGCCCGACATCCGGTTCGGTATGCCGTTCGTTGAGTTGACCGAGCAGGTGCAGGGCAAAGGCTTCAGCGTATTCGACAGTGCTGAACTGGTGGTGGGTATCTGCGCAACGGGCGCGGCCTCGTATACCCGCAAGCAGATTGATGAACTGACCGACTGGGTGAAACGCCCGCAGATTGGTGCCAAAGGCCTGATCTACGCCCGTGTCAATGACGACGGCAGCGTCAAATCGTCGGTCGATAAATTCTATTCACCCGACGAACTCGCGGGCTGGGCAACGGCCATGAACGCACAGCCCGGCGATCTGCTGCTGCTGCTGGCGGGCGAGGCCAACAAAACCCGCAAACAACTGAACGAGCTTCGCCTCGAAATGGGCACGCGCCTCGGTCTGCGCAACCCCGACGACTATAAGGTGCTGTGGGTGCTCGACTTCCCGCTGCTCGAATACGGCGAGGAGGAAGGGCGCTGGTTTGCCATGCACCACCCGTTTACGTCGCCCAAGCCCGAAGACATTCCGCTGCTCGACACCGACCCCGGCGCCGTGCGGGCCAATGCCTATGACCTGGTGATTAATGGTACCGAAGTGGGTGGCGGCTCGATCCGGATCTTCAACCGCGACTTGCAGGCCCGCATGTTCAGCCTGCTGGGCTTCAGCGACGATGAGGCCAAGGCGCAGTTTGGCTTTTTGATGGACGCGTTTGAATTTGGCGCGCCGCCGCACGGTGGTATCGCCTTCGGATTCGACCGGCTTTGCTCGCTCTTCGGTGGGGCCGACAGCATTCGTGATTTCATCGCTTTCCCCAAAAACAACGCTGGTCGCGACGTCATGATCGACTCGCCCTCGACCATTGCCAACAAGCAACTGGACGAACTAAAGATCAAAACGACCGTTTAA
- a CDS encoding NifU family protein: MHAALRPPVSIYTEQSPNPNSMKFVLNRELVPDGLSFDYAEPSEALKEGKNSPLAVALFGVDGVRRVFIAGNFITLTKDEDVDWGEILFEVKVFLKDYFEADKPVFVQRTMELNSTRLEADSETVQQIKAALDQYVRPAVESDGGAINFHAFDEATGTVKVLLQGSCSGCPSSTLTLKAGIENLLTRLVPAVKTVEAEGV, encoded by the coding sequence ATGCACGCAGCGTTGCGCCCGCCCGTTTCGATTTATACGGAACAAAGCCCGAACCCCAACTCGATGAAGTTCGTGCTGAACCGAGAATTGGTTCCAGATGGTCTTTCGTTCGACTATGCCGAGCCGTCGGAAGCGCTGAAAGAAGGCAAAAATTCACCCCTCGCCGTGGCGCTTTTTGGCGTCGATGGTGTCCGTCGGGTGTTTATTGCCGGTAATTTCATCACCCTGACCAAAGACGAAGACGTCGACTGGGGTGAGATTCTATTTGAAGTAAAGGTCTTCCTGAAAGACTATTTTGAGGCCGACAAGCCCGTGTTTGTGCAGCGCACCATGGAGCTGAACTCGACCCGCCTCGAAGCCGACAGCGAAACCGTACAGCAGATCAAAGCCGCGCTCGACCAGTACGTCCGGCCGGCGGTTGAGTCAGACGGGGGCGCCATTAATTTTCACGCCTTCGACGAAGCAACCGGCACGGTGAAAGTGCTGTTGCAGGGCTCATGCAGTGGTTGTCCCTCGTCAACGCTCACGTTGAAAGCTGGTATCGAAAACTTGCTGACGCGCCTGGTGCCTGCCGTGAAAACGGTTGAAGCTGAGGGCGTTTAA
- a CDS encoding Gfo/Idh/MocA family protein, giving the protein MRIALIGPGKVAHLHAQAVQQTPDVTLAAVCGRNEQKTADFARQYGIAPYTSVADMVSREGIDVCVVLTPHPNHREPTIAALEAGAHVLVEKPLAASLADCDAMIATAERTQRVLSVVSQRRFYAPSQRIRAAIDAGKIGTPALGMVQMLGWRDEAYYGSDPWRGSWQHEGGGVLVNQAPHQLDLLLWYMGEPTMVYGQWRNVNHPYIEVEDTAVAIVQFKNGGVGNIVASNSQKPGLYGKVHLHGSSGASVGVQTDGGSMFIAGRSGIQEPPVNDLWTVPGEEHLLAEWKEEDTTLFGEINALTHYFALQLADFCTAIREQRTPAITAQDGRRVVQLFEAIYESQRTGQAIRIS; this is encoded by the coding sequence ATGAGAATAGCCCTGATTGGACCCGGCAAAGTAGCCCATCTGCACGCACAGGCGGTGCAGCAAACCCCCGATGTTACGCTGGCAGCCGTGTGCGGCCGGAACGAACAAAAAACCGCCGACTTTGCGCGTCAGTACGGCATTGCGCCCTACACCAGTGTGGCGGACATGGTGAGCCGGGAAGGTATCGACGTGTGCGTGGTGCTGACGCCGCACCCCAATCACCGCGAGCCCACGATTGCCGCGCTGGAAGCCGGGGCGCACGTGCTGGTGGAAAAACCGCTGGCGGCGTCACTGGCCGACTGTGATGCCATGATCGCGACCGCCGAACGTACCCAGCGGGTGCTGAGCGTGGTGAGTCAGCGGCGGTTCTATGCGCCGTCGCAACGGATTCGGGCGGCGATTGATGCGGGCAAGATCGGTACGCCCGCGCTGGGCATGGTGCAGATGCTCGGCTGGCGCGACGAGGCCTACTACGGGTCGGACCCCTGGCGGGGTTCGTGGCAGCACGAAGGCGGTGGGGTGCTAGTGAATCAGGCGCCGCACCAGTTGGATTTGCTCCTGTGGTACATGGGTGAGCCGACGATGGTCTACGGGCAGTGGCGCAACGTAAACCACCCTTACATCGAGGTAGAGGATACGGCTGTAGCCATCGTGCAGTTCAAAAACGGGGGGGTGGGTAACATTGTCGCCAGCAACAGCCAGAAGCCGGGGCTCTATGGCAAAGTGCACCTACACGGTAGCAGCGGGGCGTCGGTGGGGGTACAGACCGATGGCGGCAGCATGTTTATTGCCGGCCGGTCGGGTATTCAGGAGCCACCCGTCAACGACCTCTGGACGGTGCCCGGCGAAGAACACCTGCTGGCGGAGTGGAAGGAGGAAGACACCACCCTGTTTGGGGAAATCAACGCACTGACGCACTATTTCGCACTTCAACTCGCCGATTTCTGCACAGCTATTCGCGAGCAACGTACCCCGGCCATCACGGCGCAGGACGGTCGCCGCGTGGTCCAACTCTTCGAAGCTATTTACGAATCGCAACGTACCGGACAAGCGATCAGAATTAGTTAA
- a CDS encoding M16 family metallopeptidase produces the protein MHSTLLKSLLFVAALNVPGTVTTALAQTARKAAPQPRQPLTAPIPFDRDVKVGKLPNGLTYYIRKNAEPANRAELRLVVRAGSVLENDAQQGLAHFMEHMAFNGTKNFPKNELVNFLQSSGIRFGADLNAYTSFDETVYELPVPTDSANVFEQSMQILEDWAHNVTLDPAEVEKERGVVLEEWRLGRGAQQRMRDKYFPFILNNSRYANRLPIGKDSIIRNFKPAVLRDFYKTWYRPDLMAVVAVGDFDVNQVEAMIRQKFGRIPKATTPLPRPTFTIPPHKDTKVVIVTDNEQPNTIVQIIYKRPQLKEKTLGDLRSDIVRDLFNGMLGNRIQELTQQADPPFLYGYSNYGSFLGNLDAFTAFAVAKEGNIERAIRALLDENARVKQFGFTPTELARAKTDLLRGIEQAYLERDKTRSANYVGEYVGNFTDQEPVVNIGYYFDFVKQHLDGIKLTEVNGLVDQFIRNENRAVVLMAPEKDKAKLPSVEQVIGYVDAAGQGLTAYNDNVLDKPLLAKAPVPGKIISEQKLDKIGVTELRLSNGVRVVLKPTNFKNDQILFSGNSLGGTSRYELADFQSARFASTLVSLGGTGEYSQVQLGKFLAGKALNVSPYIGELNEGVSGGTAPKDLETALQLLYSYFTQPRKDADVVAGFLSNQKSALANQLATPTPQKVFQDTVSVTLGNNNPRRQPLTPADLDRISLDRALQIYNDRFADASNFTFTFVGNFDPIKVRPLLETYLGGLPSTQSNETFRDLGIRAPEGQLSKTVRRGVDPKASVQLVYTGNFDWTPENAVQVDALAEVLEIKLIEKLREEESGVYGVSASGVYGRYPVPRYTFRINFGCAPENVEKLVASVNREVAKLKATGADAKDIAKFKAETQREQEVQLRDNNFWLSYLANQYYNGDDPQEVLRQPELLKTVTVESTKAAANTYLGNNLIKFVLLPTGQ, from the coding sequence ATGCATTCAACCCTGCTTAAGTCGCTGCTTTTCGTAGCGGCCTTGAACGTACCTGGCACGGTCACCACCGCGCTGGCCCAAACGGCTCGCAAAGCCGCCCCCCAACCCAGGCAACCCCTGACGGCCCCCATCCCGTTTGACCGCGACGTGAAGGTGGGTAAACTGCCGAACGGCCTCACCTATTACATCCGCAAGAATGCCGAACCGGCCAACCGCGCCGAGCTTCGCCTCGTCGTCAGGGCGGGATCGGTGCTGGAAAACGATGCCCAACAGGGGCTTGCCCACTTCATGGAGCACATGGCGTTCAACGGGACCAAAAACTTCCCGAAGAACGAGTTGGTCAATTTCCTGCAATCGTCGGGTATCCGGTTTGGGGCCGACCTCAACGCCTACACCAGCTTCGACGAAACCGTGTATGAATTGCCCGTACCCACCGATTCGGCGAACGTGTTTGAGCAGTCGATGCAGATTCTGGAAGACTGGGCACACAACGTAACGCTCGACCCGGCCGAGGTCGAAAAAGAACGTGGCGTGGTGCTCGAAGAGTGGCGGCTAGGCCGGGGTGCCCAACAGCGGATGCGCGACAAGTACTTTCCGTTCATCCTGAACAACTCGCGCTACGCCAACCGCCTGCCCATCGGCAAAGACAGCATCATCCGCAACTTCAAACCCGCCGTGCTGCGCGATTTCTACAAAACCTGGTACCGGCCCGACCTGATGGCGGTGGTAGCTGTGGGCGATTTCGACGTGAACCAGGTGGAAGCGATGATCCGGCAGAAGTTCGGGCGGATTCCGAAGGCCACCACGCCCCTACCCCGCCCGACGTTTACGATTCCGCCGCACAAAGACACGAAGGTGGTGATCGTGACCGACAATGAGCAGCCGAACACCATTGTTCAGATCATCTACAAACGGCCGCAATTAAAAGAAAAAACACTGGGTGACCTCCGGTCCGACATTGTCCGCGACCTGTTCAACGGGATGCTGGGCAACCGCATTCAGGAACTGACGCAGCAGGCCGACCCGCCGTTTTTGTATGGCTACAGCAACTACGGCAGTTTTCTGGGCAACCTCGACGCGTTCACGGCTTTTGCCGTCGCCAAGGAAGGCAATATCGAGCGGGCCATCCGGGCGCTGCTCGACGAAAACGCGCGGGTGAAGCAGTTTGGCTTTACTCCTACCGAACTGGCCCGTGCCAAAACCGATCTGCTGCGCGGCATCGAGCAGGCCTACCTCGAACGCGATAAAACCCGCTCGGCCAATTATGTCGGCGAGTACGTCGGCAATTTCACCGATCAGGAGCCGGTAGTTAATATTGGCTACTACTTCGATTTTGTGAAACAGCACCTCGACGGCATTAAGCTCACGGAAGTGAACGGGCTGGTCGATCAGTTTATTCGGAACGAAAACCGGGCGGTGGTGCTGATGGCTCCCGAAAAAGACAAAGCCAAGCTGCCCAGCGTGGAGCAGGTGATTGGGTACGTTGATGCTGCCGGACAAGGCCTGACGGCCTACAACGACAACGTACTCGACAAGCCGCTGCTGGCGAAGGCCCCGGTTCCCGGCAAGATCATCAGCGAGCAGAAGCTCGACAAGATTGGGGTTACTGAATTGCGCCTGAGCAACGGCGTTCGGGTGGTGTTGAAACCGACCAATTTCAAAAACGACCAGATTCTGTTTTCGGGCAATAGCCTCGGCGGCACCTCGCGCTACGAACTGGCTGATTTTCAGAGTGCCCGCTTCGCCTCGACGCTGGTATCGCTGGGCGGCACGGGTGAGTACAGTCAGGTACAGCTGGGCAAATTCCTGGCCGGTAAGGCCTTGAACGTGAGTCCGTACATAGGCGAGTTGAACGAGGGCGTCAGCGGCGGTACGGCCCCCAAAGATCTGGAAACGGCGCTGCAACTGCTTTACAGTTACTTTACTCAGCCGCGCAAAGACGCCGATGTGGTGGCCGGATTCCTGTCGAATCAGAAGAGTGCGCTGGCCAACCAACTGGCGACGCCCACGCCCCAGAAGGTCTTTCAGGATACGGTGAGCGTGACGCTGGGCAACAACAACCCGCGCCGCCAGCCCCTCACCCCCGCCGACCTCGACCGCATCAGCCTCGACCGGGCGCTTCAGATCTACAACGACCGCTTTGCCGACGCCAGCAATTTCACGTTCACGTTTGTCGGCAATTTTGATCCGATCAAGGTCCGGCCGTTGCTCGAAACGTACCTGGGTGGCCTGCCCAGCACCCAGTCGAATGAGACGTTCCGCGATCTGGGCATCCGAGCGCCGGAGGGGCAACTGAGCAAGACCGTGCGGCGGGGCGTCGACCCCAAAGCGAGCGTCCAACTGGTCTACACGGGCAACTTTGACTGGACGCCCGAAAACGCCGTGCAGGTCGACGCGCTGGCCGAAGTGCTGGAGATCAAGCTGATCGAGAAGTTGCGGGAAGAAGAAAGCGGCGTGTATGGCGTCAGTGCCAGCGGGGTTTATGGACGCTATCCGGTGCCGCGCTACACCTTCCGCATCAACTTTGGCTGTGCGCCCGAAAACGTCGAGAAGCTCGTCGCCAGCGTCAACCGGGAAGTGGCCAAGCTAAAAGCGACGGGTGCCGACGCGAAAGATATCGCCAAGTTCAAAGCCGAAACCCAGCGCGAGCAGGAAGTGCAACTACGCGACAACAACTTCTGGCTTAGTTATCTCGCCAACCAGTATTACAATGGCGACGACCCACAGGAAGTCCTGCGCCAACCCGAACTGCTCAAAACCGTGACTGTCGAGAGCACCAAAGCCGCCGCCAACACGTACCTGGGCAATAACCTGATCAAGTTCGTACTCCTGCCAACGGGGCAATAG
- a CDS encoding DUF5723 family protein: MRTRSYLRRLFLLGAGLAPFVASAQNLLGLTTSPEGGIHRAYQNPAWLADSPHRFYFSLGAVGLNVNNNYVRYQAPYSLLRLVTGNVPGQYRQANGALRFETDYTQEILDGKPKNGTLWAEFRGPAAQLSLGPRTVIGLSTRLRASGQIWGASEQLLAAIRASLASSAYYSIPSRNNAFSVNTNVYGELAASIGHTLLESETDKLMAGITLKYLVGFTSGYFVNRGLDYTVLPDPNVPDGGYLDISRINADFGFTSFLNNQNLTLSSLVSGNAPGRGVGVDVGLAYVRQLDSESPTMRLGLALTDLGAVTYSGESYDITQQKTRFLPSDFDDVRNTEQAVNIIREKLGVTEAQNRGKFTSGLPTSLNLSADYALPTGLGLQVALWQDLRSNSAIAAHQPTVLAIVPRYDVKWGGVSVPLSVVNGGAQVGLSLRAGPVWAGSDNLLGLIGTSNNGIRPRGVDVYLGLAMGFGSRNTDND; encoded by the coding sequence TTGCGTACGCGATCCTACCTCCGTCGGCTCTTTCTTCTTGGTGCCGGTCTTGCCCCATTCGTCGCATCCGCGCAGAACCTGCTGGGGTTAACGACTAGTCCAGAAGGGGGAATTCACCGTGCCTACCAAAATCCGGCGTGGCTGGCCGATTCACCCCACCGGTTTTACTTCAGCCTTGGGGCAGTGGGCCTCAACGTCAACAACAATTACGTACGGTATCAGGCACCGTACTCGCTGTTGCGCCTGGTGACCGGCAACGTACCTGGGCAGTATCGGCAGGCCAACGGCGCGCTCCGCTTCGAAACCGATTACACGCAGGAAATACTGGATGGTAAACCCAAAAACGGCACGCTTTGGGCCGAATTCCGGGGGCCAGCGGCGCAGTTGAGCCTCGGACCACGCACCGTTATCGGGCTGTCGACGCGCCTACGGGCATCGGGCCAGATTTGGGGGGCGTCGGAGCAACTGCTGGCGGCGATTCGGGCCAGCCTGGCCAGTTCGGCTTATTACAGCATTCCCAGCCGCAACAATGCGTTCAGCGTAAACACAAACGTATATGGCGAACTGGCCGCGAGCATCGGGCATACACTGCTCGAATCGGAGACCGACAAACTGATGGCGGGTATTACCTTAAAATACCTGGTGGGCTTTACCTCGGGTTATTTCGTGAACCGGGGCCTCGACTACACCGTCTTACCCGACCCGAACGTACCTGACGGGGGCTACCTCGACATCAGCCGCATCAACGCCGACTTTGGCTTTACGTCCTTCCTGAATAACCAAAACCTGACGCTCAGTTCGCTGGTCAGCGGCAATGCGCCGGGCCGCGGCGTGGGTGTCGACGTTGGGCTTGCCTATGTACGTCAGCTTGATTCGGAAAGTCCCACCATGCGCCTGGGGCTGGCCCTGACCGATCTGGGCGCCGTGACGTACTCGGGCGAGTCGTATGATATCACGCAGCAGAAAACGAGATTCCTGCCCAGCGATTTCGACGATGTGCGCAATACCGAGCAGGCCGTGAACATTATCCGCGAAAAGCTGGGCGTGACCGAAGCGCAGAACCGGGGTAAGTTTACGAGCGGGCTCCCGACGTCGCTCAACCTCTCGGCCGACTACGCACTGCCTACGGGCCTGGGGTTGCAGGTCGCTTTGTGGCAGGATCTGCGCAGCAACTCGGCCATTGCGGCTCACCAGCCTACCGTGCTGGCCATCGTGCCCCGCTACGATGTAAAATGGGGCGGCGTATCGGTGCCGCTTTCGGTGGTCAACGGGGGCGCGCAGGTAGGGCTGTCGCTACGGGCCGGGCCAGTCTGGGCCGGGTCTGATAACCTGCTGGGGCTAATTGGTACGAGCAACAACGGCATCCGCCCGCGTGGCGTCGATGTGTACCTGGGGCTGGCGATGGGCTTCGGCTCCCGCAACACCGACAACGACTAG